The Halalkalicoccus sp. CGA53 genome window below encodes:
- a CDS encoding UvrD-helicase domain-containing protein — protein MSERTDLDDEFESGSNSESDSGSDYGEKRETESEDESESAGFELTEEQKTALELDRNLAITAGAGTGKTTTLTQRYLRILEERPDTSPSEIITITFTEDATTDLRRKIREAIAEKLDTAGPSEYQTWREYKDDLEDAYIHTIHAFCARLLREHITDVPVKPDFDTLDETDADLLSREVVRRTVEHLLDSDGPDIERLARLWKRSQLEDILVSLIDERPVSVHWLDRWEDSTEEEYLEYIWERFHPVTPERAKTVFEDPRIDAAFTSLRELARVGPDVDDGDAGWERAKRLLDIETSYAPFEEQTAILEKQWALNDLADALTTSDGEVYGQDYRYFGAKSRWNEESERQQLEDSVSVILNHLDPASIDYLEDAAIERNSAPYVLALARVFRTVFTAYEEEKAERNALDYHDLIEITVRFLRTNSTVRSELRGRFTFAMVDEMQDTDLLQWELIRLLATPDGESFDPEALNVFLVGDEKQSIYSFRGADVTTFATAREELLGSSDVDTELSSNFRTVSPTLEFLNGLFEHVFSPEGEEYEPFEAKPQPLTEARIDGSEIDGTVEYLVVPDDDIEALHEPGYLESAPQFEDSGERQAHAIAARLTRLFDKPPMVYDEETKQSRPAEPRDVAILLRTRNRLKAYERALDTFDIPYVTISGTGFYDTPEITALINLLRVLENPHDEIALYGILRSPLFGFTDETLAELFIEPAGSESELDESDTERTDPEKRTLWSALETADGELRKAYELLCEWRICAATSGTPSETSTLPWGRLLSLVIDETGYLAAIGADERPRQAAVNVNRFREQLRSWEEGGVKTASQLLTLIERRLEVDSHAGEATIPEDSDGVEIRTVHSSKGLQFPIVVVPDLDQQFNQRRAIDGNGQVYFNSVSPDQSDVSEPLVGIKAPDPSDPYKKSDTIARRAVKREADRRERAEYRRTLYVALTRVRDHLIFSGVSELEFGEDRRIQFETFDESSEAKCWQAWVQPVVCPSESEILTSLPDTYATELTLDGARYTVRLPPRPVAEWRAIDTEDTKASPMIEVPVPPAYETPRILSATQYCKHVAADASDDIFAHEPAKESAATSAGEPTQTDYDGLSPTTFGTIVHRLCERRPPRSDRRDRVYQLSEGAGEKPTESDIEQILEQTTRAIEHVDTYHASDSVLSTHDELSVRAQFEAHEIVGDIDHLIVTPESYHIIDYKTNSLSQRTSSELARYYWPQLEAYAVALNQNDPSKDVKLSLYFTEESTAETRVVPAAELHTLRTEIETTLTQLLGTR, from the coding sequence ATGAGTGAACGAACCGATCTCGATGACGAGTTCGAATCTGGCTCGAACTCTGAGTCCGACTCCGGTTCTGATTATGGGGAAAAAAGAGAGACTGAAAGCGAAGATGAATCCGAATCAGCGGGATTCGAGCTTACCGAAGAGCAGAAGACTGCGTTAGAACTCGATAGAAATCTCGCGATTACCGCTGGTGCTGGAACAGGAAAGACGACGACGCTCACTCAGCGCTATCTCCGGATTCTCGAAGAACGTCCGGATACGAGTCCATCAGAGATAATCACGATCACATTTACGGAGGACGCAACAACCGATCTTCGACGAAAGATCCGGGAAGCAATAGCTGAGAAGCTCGACACAGCTGGACCGAGTGAGTATCAGACCTGGCGAGAGTACAAAGACGATCTCGAAGACGCGTATATCCACACGATACACGCATTCTGTGCCAGGCTCCTCCGCGAGCATATCACCGATGTCCCGGTCAAACCGGACTTCGATACCCTCGATGAAACGGATGCAGATCTTCTCAGCCGTGAGGTCGTTCGACGTACTGTTGAGCACTTACTCGACTCGGATGGTCCAGATATCGAGCGATTGGCACGGCTCTGGAAGCGAAGCCAACTCGAAGACATACTCGTATCGCTCATTGATGAACGCCCGGTAAGCGTTCACTGGCTCGATCGGTGGGAAGACAGCACTGAAGAAGAGTATCTCGAGTATATTTGGGAGCGCTTTCACCCGGTTACACCAGAGAGAGCAAAAACAGTATTCGAGGATCCACGTATTGACGCTGCGTTCACGTCGCTCCGAGAGCTCGCTCGTGTAGGTCCGGATGTAGACGATGGAGATGCAGGTTGGGAGCGAGCGAAACGCCTGCTCGACATCGAGACATCGTATGCACCGTTTGAAGAACAGACTGCAATACTCGAAAAACAATGGGCGCTGAACGATCTTGCTGATGCATTAACGACGAGTGACGGCGAGGTATACGGCCAAGACTACCGGTACTTCGGAGCGAAATCTCGATGGAACGAAGAGAGCGAGCGCCAGCAACTCGAAGACTCGGTATCCGTCATACTCAATCATCTCGACCCGGCATCCATAGACTACCTCGAGGACGCAGCAATCGAACGCAACAGCGCTCCGTATGTTCTTGCGCTCGCTCGTGTCTTTCGAACGGTCTTCACCGCCTACGAAGAAGAGAAAGCAGAGCGAAATGCCCTCGACTATCACGATCTCATCGAGATCACTGTTCGATTCCTTCGGACGAATTCTACGGTACGATCAGAGCTTCGTGGTCGATTCACCTTCGCAATGGTCGATGAGATGCAGGATACCGATCTGCTTCAATGGGAGTTGATCCGCCTTCTCGCAACACCGGATGGTGAGTCATTCGATCCAGAAGCGCTCAACGTCTTCCTCGTTGGCGATGAGAAACAGAGTATCTACTCGTTCCGCGGGGCGGATGTGACGACGTTTGCGACGGCTCGCGAGGAGTTACTCGGCTCATCGGACGTCGACACAGAGCTCAGTAGCAACTTCCGAACGGTCTCCCCAACGCTTGAGTTCCTCAACGGGCTGTTCGAGCACGTGTTCTCTCCAGAGGGGGAGGAGTACGAACCGTTCGAAGCGAAACCACAACCGCTGACAGAGGCACGGATCGATGGCTCCGAGATCGACGGGACTGTCGAGTATCTCGTTGTCCCCGATGACGATATCGAGGCACTGCACGAACCAGGCTACTTAGAGAGTGCACCACAGTTCGAGGATTCGGGTGAACGACAGGCGCATGCAATCGCTGCCAGGCTCACTCGGCTCTTCGATAAGCCACCGATGGTGTATGACGAAGAGACTAAACAATCCCGACCGGCAGAACCACGAGACGTAGCGATCTTACTCCGCACTCGAAATCGATTAAAGGCCTATGAACGAGCACTCGATACGTTCGATATCCCCTACGTGACGATCTCCGGAACCGGCTTCTACGATACACCGGAGATCACTGCTCTGATTAATCTCCTCCGAGTTCTTGAAAACCCCCACGACGAGATCGCACTGTATGGCATTCTTCGATCTCCCCTATTCGGGTTCACTGACGAGACGCTTGCCGAGTTGTTTATCGAACCGGCGGGAAGCGAATCGGAGTTAGATGAGTCGGATACCGAGCGAACGGACCCGGAGAAACGTACACTCTGGAGTGCGCTTGAAACTGCTGATGGAGAGCTACGAAAAGCATACGAACTGCTCTGTGAGTGGCGGATTTGTGCTGCAACAAGCGGTACTCCCTCCGAAACGAGCACGCTCCCCTGGGGACGACTTCTCTCTCTGGTGATCGACGAGACAGGATATCTCGCTGCGATCGGTGCTGATGAACGCCCACGACAGGCGGCAGTGAACGTTAATCGGTTCCGAGAACAACTCCGCTCCTGGGAGGAGGGAGGTGTGAAGACCGCCTCACAGCTTCTCACGCTTATCGAACGTCGGCTTGAAGTCGACAGCCATGCCGGCGAAGCAACCATTCCTGAGGACTCCGACGGGGTTGAGATCCGTACGGTCCACTCCTCGAAGGGACTTCAGTTTCCGATCGTAGTCGTCCCTGATCTCGACCAACAGTTTAATCAGCGTCGTGCTATCGACGGCAACGGCCAGGTCTACTTTAATTCAGTTTCCCCTGACCAAAGCGACGTCTCCGAACCGCTCGTCGGGATCAAAGCGCCTGATCCAAGTGATCCGTACAAGAAATCCGACACCATCGCTCGACGAGCGGTCAAACGAGAAGCCGATCGACGAGAGCGTGCAGAGTACCGACGAACGCTCTATGTCGCATTGACGCGTGTCCGAGACCACCTCATTTTCAGCGGAGTGAGCGAGCTCGAATTCGGCGAGGATAGGAGAATTCAGTTCGAGACGTTTGATGAGTCCTCGGAAGCGAAATGCTGGCAAGCGTGGGTTCAGCCGGTGGTCTGTCCATCGGAAAGCGAGATTCTCACGTCACTACCGGACACGTACGCGACTGAGCTGACGCTCGATGGCGCTCGGTACACGGTTCGTCTTCCACCGCGACCGGTAGCAGAGTGGCGTGCTATCGACACTGAGGATACGAAAGCCTCCCCAATGATTGAGGTCCCTGTTCCACCGGCGTACGAAACGCCGAGGATTCTCTCTGCGACTCAGTACTGTAAGCACGTAGCAGCGGACGCCTCTGACGACATATTCGCACACGAACCCGCAAAAGAGAGTGCGGCTACCTCAGCAGGTGAACCTACCCAGACCGATTACGACGGGCTTTCACCGACTACGTTCGGAACGATCGTACACCGACTGTGTGAGCGTCGCCCCCCAAGATCGGACCGGAGAGATCGGGTTTATCAGTTGAGCGAAGGAGCAGGCGAGAAACCCACCGAATCAGATATCGAGCAGATCCTCGAGCAGACAACACGAGCGATTGAACATGTAGACACATACCATGCGTCAGACTCAGTTCTGTCTACGCATGATGAGCTATCCGTTAGAGCACAGTTTGAAGCTCATGAGATCGTCGGTGATATTGATCACTTGATCGTCACCCCAGAGAGCTACCACATCATCGATTACAAGACGAACAGTCTCTCTCAGCGAACGAGTTCTGAGTTAGCTCGGTACTACTGGCCCCAGTTAGAAGCATACGCTGTTGCTTTGAATCAGAACGATCCCTCAAAAGATGTGAAGTTGTCACTCTATTTCACCGAAGAGAGTACAGCCGAAACTCGAGTGGTCCCTGCAGCAGAACTCCACACGCTCCGAACAGAAATCGAAACGACGCTCACGCAGCTCTTAGGAACGCGCTGA